In the genome of Salifodinibacter halophilus, the window GGAATGTCTTCCGAGCCGATGCCGTCGCGCGCGAACGCGGCCGAGGAGGCGTCGCGCTTCTGCACGCCGAGGGTGAAGTACAGATCGACGTTCTCGGCCAACGGCTTGTCGCCGTTGAGGAACAGGGT includes:
- a CDS encoding TonB-dependent receptor; the encoded protein is DGTLGITGEWQDRGRSDRSEPAGSPRIIGDSKVKNQTLFLNGDKPLAENVDLYFTLGVQKRDASSAAFARDGIGSEDIP